In one Candidatus Paceibacterota bacterium genomic region, the following are encoded:
- a CDS encoding YbaB/EbfC family nucleoid-associated protein, whose product MSSIGKLMKQAARMQQQMEQIQASLASRTVEATSGGGAVKVVAKCDGTIAAIKIDPQALNPSDAPVLEDMILTAANQALEQAKKISSDEMGKATAGFNLPGLTA is encoded by the coding sequence ATGTCCAGCATCGGGAAACTCATGAAGCAAGCTGCGCGTATGCAGCAGCAGATGGAACAAATCCAAGCCTCGCTAGCCAGCCGCACGGTTGAAGCGACCAGTGGCGGCGGTGCCGTGAAGGTCGTGGCGAAGTGCGACGGCACGATTGCCGCGATCAAGATTGATCCGCAGGCGCTGAACCCGTCGGATGCGCCGGTGCTCGAAGACATGATTCTGACCGCGGCCAACCAGGCCCTCGAGCAGGCCAAGAAGATTTCCAGCGACGAGATGGGCAAGGCCACCGCCGGATTCAACCTGCCGGGGTTGACTGCGTAG
- a CDS encoding GDP-L-fucose synthase, translating into MARNARIYVAGHRGLAGSAIWRELQRRGFTCLIGRAHAELDLLDSAAVHSFYAQEKPEYVVDAAAKVGGILANDRQPAGFLYQNLQIQNNLIHGAYEAGVRKLLFLGSSCIYPRLAPQPMKEEYLLTGPLEPTNQWYAIAKIAGIKLCQAYRRQYGCDFISAMPTNLYGPNDNYDLQSSHVLPALIRKFHEAKVASAPTVTCWGTGSPLREFLYADDLARACVFLLENYSEEQFINVGVGSEVSVRALTETVKRIIGYAGEIVWDTSKPDGTPRKLMDSSRLLALGWQPQVNLETGIRLAYEDFVKRSG; encoded by the coding sequence ATAGCCCGAAACGCCCGGATTTATGTAGCCGGCCACCGTGGCCTGGCAGGCAGCGCAATTTGGCGCGAACTTCAGCGGCGCGGCTTCACCTGCCTCATTGGCCGCGCCCATGCCGAACTGGACCTGCTGGACAGCGCTGCCGTTCACAGTTTCTATGCGCAGGAGAAACCCGAATACGTCGTGGACGCGGCGGCGAAAGTCGGCGGTATCCTGGCCAACGACCGCCAGCCGGCCGGGTTTCTTTACCAGAATCTTCAAATCCAGAACAACCTCATCCACGGGGCTTACGAAGCAGGGGTGCGCAAGCTGCTGTTCCTGGGCAGTTCCTGCATCTACCCGCGCCTGGCGCCGCAACCGATGAAAGAGGAATATTTGTTGACCGGTCCCCTGGAACCAACCAACCAGTGGTACGCCATCGCCAAGATCGCGGGCATCAAGCTGTGTCAGGCCTATCGCCGTCAGTATGGCTGCGATTTCATCAGCGCCATGCCGACCAACTTGTACGGACCAAATGACAATTACGACTTGCAGAGCTCGCACGTCTTGCCTGCGCTCATCCGCAAGTTCCATGAGGCCAAAGTCGCCTCGGCTCCAACGGTCACCTGCTGGGGCACCGGCTCGCCGCTTCGCGAGTTCCTCTATGCGGACGACCTGGCCCGGGCCTGCGTGTTCTTGCTGGAGAATTACAGCGAAGAACAGTTCATCAACGTTGGCGTCGGCAGTGAAGTAAGCGTGCGGGCGTTGACAGAGACCGTTAAGCGGATCATTGGCTATGCGGGGGAAATCGTCTGGGACACGAGCAAACCGGACGGCACGCCGCGCAAGCTCATGGACAGCTCGCGCTTGCTTGCGCTGGGCTGGCAGCCCCAGGTCAACTTGGAAACTGGCATCCGCCTTGCCTACGAGGACTTCGTGAAGCGGTCCGGCTGA
- the dnaX gene encoding DNA polymerase III subunit gamma/tau gives MSYQVIARKYRPQRFQDVVGQEHVTQTLAHAIEQKRIAHAYLFCGPRGTGKTTIARIFAKCLNCEGGPKVDFDDKDARCQEIAEGRSLDVFEIDGASNNGVEQVRELRETCKYAPASSRFKIYIIDEVHMLSTAAFNALLKTLEEPPAHVKFMFATTDPEKVLPTILSRCQRFDLRRIPAALIAKHLTHIAGLEEVKIDPAALYAIARGAEGAMRDAESALDQLISFCGDKIEESDVLSMFGLTAQGQLLELSRAVLAGEVETALRQLNDLANHGKDLGRLLSDLLNHFRNLLIFQVSRGDLKMLEVSEAEAGSLKEQSAMASAEGLTRIMEVLAEAEAGMRDAISKKILIEVALLKSIEARSAVSIDSLLKQLQNLRGGGAGDAAGTTSPPATGSSKPLRAVAPSSSLSTPAAASQPSADAPPPPAGDLEELWAGLVESVGRVSPFTRSYLLEAHPVSFQQNVFTIGFDPEFEDRLGLVDNARNHELLRTKLLELGHPSVQIKFIKAEAPTLAAGRTAPPAPAPAAGPAPKASAAARTAAAPAKAKLASVPFSKDDFKDDPLIQKALEKFKGQIVDVRA, from the coding sequence ATGAGTTATCAGGTCATCGCTCGCAAATATCGCCCACAGCGCTTCCAGGATGTCGTGGGACAGGAACACGTCACGCAGACGCTGGCCCACGCCATCGAGCAGAAGCGCATCGCGCACGCGTACCTGTTCTGCGGACCGCGCGGCACGGGCAAGACGACCATCGCCCGCATCTTCGCCAAGTGCCTCAACTGCGAGGGCGGCCCCAAGGTGGATTTCGACGACAAGGACGCTCGCTGCCAGGAGATCGCCGAGGGCCGATCGCTGGACGTGTTCGAGATCGACGGCGCCAGCAACAACGGCGTCGAGCAGGTGCGGGAGCTGCGCGAGACCTGCAAGTACGCCCCGGCCAGCTCCCGGTTCAAGATCTACATCATTGACGAAGTCCACATGCTCTCGACGGCGGCATTCAATGCGCTGCTCAAGACGCTGGAAGAACCGCCCGCGCATGTGAAGTTCATGTTCGCCACGACCGACCCGGAGAAGGTGCTGCCCACCATCCTGTCGCGCTGCCAGCGGTTTGACTTGCGGCGCATCCCGGCGGCGCTGATTGCCAAGCATCTGACGCACATCGCCGGGCTGGAGGAGGTCAAGATAGACCCAGCCGCGCTTTATGCGATAGCGCGCGGGGCCGAAGGCGCGATGCGCGACGCGGAATCGGCGCTCGACCAGCTCATCAGCTTTTGCGGTGACAAGATCGAGGAATCCGACGTGCTATCCATGTTTGGCCTGACTGCCCAGGGCCAACTGCTGGAGCTTTCCCGGGCGGTGCTGGCGGGCGAAGTTGAGACGGCCTTGCGCCAATTGAACGACCTGGCGAATCACGGCAAGGACCTGGGGCGGCTGCTGTCCGACCTGCTGAATCATTTCCGCAACCTGCTTATTTTCCAGGTCTCTCGTGGCGACCTGAAGATGCTGGAGGTTTCGGAGGCCGAGGCCGGGTCGCTCAAAGAGCAATCCGCCATGGCCAGCGCCGAGGGGCTCACGCGCATCATGGAAGTGCTGGCGGAGGCGGAGGCGGGAATGCGGGATGCCATTTCCAAGAAGATCCTGATCGAAGTTGCCCTGCTCAAGTCCATTGAGGCGCGCAGCGCGGTGAGCATTGACTCGCTTCTCAAGCAACTCCAGAACCTGCGTGGTGGCGGGGCCGGTGATGCCGCCGGCACAACGTCCCCACCGGCGACGGGCAGCTCGAAGCCTCTGCGCGCCGTTGCCCCGTCAAGTTCGCTGTCCACGCCCGCGGCTGCAAGCCAGCCGTCGGCGGACGCGCCGCCTCCGCCGGCGGGAGACCTGGAGGAGTTGTGGGCCGGCCTGGTGGAATCGGTTGGTCGCGTCAGCCCGTTTACTCGCTCCTACTTGCTTGAGGCGCACCCGGTTTCGTTCCAGCAGAACGTGTTCACCATCGGTTTCGATCCTGAATTCGAGGATCGTCTCGGGCTGGTGGACAATGCCCGCAACCACGAGTTGCTGCGGACCAAGCTGCTTGAACTGGGCCACCCCAGTGTTCAGATCAAGTTCATCAAGGCCGAGGCTCCCACGCTGGCCGCGGGACGGACAGCTCCCCCGGCCCCGGCCCCGGCTGCCGGACCTGCTCCCAAGGCTTCCGCCGCCGCCCGGACCGCCGCCGCGCCCGCCAAGGCGAAGCTCGCCTCCGTGCCGTTTAGCAAGGACGATTTCAAGGACGATCCCCTGATCCAGAAGGCGCTGGAGAAGTTCAAGGGCCAGATTGTGGATGTCCGCGCCTGA
- a CDS encoding ASKHA domain-containing protein, with amino-acid sequence MRDFIKIELLPHGKVLRVKRGTALQDVLFAQGVEFPCGGRGQCKGCRIKVLGGTLPITPEERQKLTEPELAEGWRLACRSQALGDLKIELAQWEAAILTDDSVFAFTPQEGLGIAVDLGTTTIVAQLVDLQTGRVLGVRAALNAQARHGADIMSRVEFAVAGQSQHILQNLVRRQIGSLARELVMVASPSEHEVRNVVLVGNTVMHHLFCGVSLEPLSHYPFEPVSPGLQMFDAAQLAWHLPGNPAVRFLPCLGGFVGSDILAGLLATKLHEGDQLAALIDLGTNGEIVVGNRERMLCASTAAGPAFEGARISMGMRAATGAISEVHVQEGRLHCHVLGDVAPRGLCGSGLVDAVAAGLDLGWISPKGRMTQGDSLALAGSVSLSQWDVRELQLAKGAIAAGLRILLDRWGATKDALKHVSLAGAFGNYINHDSARRIGLLDFAADKIRPAGNTALLGAKLALFGLEQQDGAYPDILARIKHLSLNDDASFQETFVAEMVFPEK; translated from the coding sequence ATGAGGGATTTCATCAAAATCGAGCTGCTGCCACATGGCAAGGTGCTGCGGGTCAAACGCGGCACAGCCTTGCAGGACGTGCTCTTCGCACAGGGGGTCGAATTCCCGTGCGGCGGACGGGGGCAATGCAAGGGCTGCCGGATCAAGGTGCTGGGCGGAACACTGCCGATTACTCCAGAGGAGAGACAGAAGCTCACCGAACCAGAATTGGCCGAGGGCTGGCGGCTGGCATGTCGCAGTCAGGCACTAGGCGACTTGAAGATCGAACTGGCCCAATGGGAGGCGGCTATTCTCACCGACGATTCGGTGTTTGCCTTCACGCCGCAGGAGGGACTAGGCATCGCGGTTGACCTGGGCACTACCACGATTGTGGCACAATTGGTGGATCTGCAGACCGGCCGCGTGCTGGGCGTGCGCGCCGCGCTGAACGCGCAGGCCAGGCACGGCGCGGATATCATGAGCCGTGTCGAGTTTGCCGTGGCCGGCCAAAGCCAGCACATATTGCAGAACCTGGTTCGCCGGCAAATCGGCAGCCTGGCGCGCGAATTGGTGATGGTGGCCTCACCCAGCGAACATGAAGTCAGAAATGTGGTGCTGGTCGGCAATACTGTGATGCACCATTTGTTCTGCGGCGTGAGCCTCGAACCGCTTTCGCATTACCCGTTCGAGCCGGTTTCGCCGGGCTTGCAGATGTTCGACGCCGCTCAACTGGCCTGGCATTTGCCCGGGAATCCGGCAGTGCGGTTCCTGCCCTGCCTCGGCGGATTCGTCGGCAGCGACATCTTGGCGGGTCTGCTGGCGACGAAGTTGCACGAAGGCGACCAGTTGGCTGCGTTGATTGACTTGGGAACGAACGGTGAGATCGTGGTGGGCAACCGGGAGCGCATGCTGTGCGCATCCACGGCGGCGGGGCCGGCGTTTGAAGGGGCGCGCATCTCGATGGGCATGCGGGCGGCAACCGGCGCCATTTCGGAAGTCCACGTGCAGGAAGGCCGGCTGCATTGCCATGTGCTGGGCGATGTTGCGCCACGGGGGCTTTGTGGAAGCGGACTCGTGGATGCGGTGGCGGCAGGGCTGGACTTGGGTTGGATATCACCCAAGGGACGGATGACCCAAGGCGATTCGCTCGCGCTGGCGGGGTCGGTTTCCCTCAGCCAATGGGACGTGCGGGAGCTACAATTAGCCAAAGGCGCGATTGCCGCGGGCTTGCGCATCCTGCTCGATCGGTGGGGCGCGACGAAGGATGCCCTCAAGCACGTATCGCTGGCCGGGGCGTTCGGCAATTATATCAATCATGACAGCGCGCGGCGAATCGGACTGTTGGATTTCGCCGCAGACAAAATCAGACCAGCGGGCAACACGGCACTGCTGGGAGCCAAACTGGCGCTGTTCGGGCTGGAGCAGCAAGACGGCGCCTATCCCGATATCCTGGCCAGAATTAAGCACCTCTCGCTGAATGACGATGCAAGCTTCCAGGAGACGTTTGTGGCGGAAATGGTCTTCCCCGAGAAATAG
- a CDS encoding zinc ribbon domain-containing protein — MPTYEYICEKCGHQFEKFQPISAAPLTVCPEDSCAQKRWGKGKVKRAIGAGAGLIFKGSGFYITDYRSDKYKEAAKKESAPASSSSGTEKPASNQGGKPAPAKSPSKQSKAPAEKK, encoded by the coding sequence ATGCCGACCTATGAATACATCTGCGAGAAGTGCGGGCACCAGTTTGAGAAGTTTCAACCGATTTCGGCCGCCCCGCTGACCGTTTGCCCGGAAGACTCGTGCGCACAGAAGCGCTGGGGTAAAGGCAAGGTAAAACGCGCCATTGGCGCAGGCGCGGGCTTAATATTTAAGGGCAGCGGTTTCTATATTACCGATTACCGGAGCGACAAGTATAAGGAAGCCGCCAAGAAGGAGTCCGCCCCCGCGAGTTCCTCCAGCGGGACCGAGAAGCCTGCCTCAAACCAGGGTGGCAAGCCGGCACCGGCCAAGTCGCCGAGCAAGCAATCCAAAGCTCCCGCAGAGAAGAAGTGA
- the lhgO gene encoding L-2-hydroxyglutarate oxidase — protein sequence MSSTRVVIIGGGVVGLATAHKLPLRCPAARITLLEKESQVCAHQSGHNSGVLHSGLYYKPGSLKARLAVTGIREMVAFCQKHAVPHEICGKLVVAANLSELPRLHNLHERGMQNGLEGLRLLNYEQMRQIEPHVGGVAALSVPQEGIVDYARVCQALQKEIEAKGGSVVLNAKVTALRLRNNEWRIVSTQGEYPADFVINCAGLHCDRLSMLAGEKREVRIVPFRGEYYGIKPERQHLVRNLIYPVPDPQFPFLGVHFTRLIHGGREAGPNAVLALSREGYRKTDLKVADVWDALTFPGLWRFLARHKRMSWEELRRSFSKRLFCESLQKLVPEIRESDLAPGGAGVRAQAMSPDGNLVQDFCLLHRPRALHVLNAPSPAATAALAIGQEITNLVAREI from the coding sequence ATGTCATCCACACGTGTCGTTATCATCGGCGGAGGAGTTGTGGGTCTGGCCACGGCGCACAAGTTGCCGCTCCGCTGCCCTGCCGCGCGAATTACCTTGCTGGAGAAAGAAAGCCAGGTCTGCGCGCACCAAAGCGGGCACAACAGCGGAGTTCTGCATTCCGGGTTGTACTACAAGCCGGGCTCGCTGAAGGCGCGGCTGGCTGTGACCGGCATACGGGAAATGGTGGCATTTTGCCAGAAGCACGCAGTGCCACATGAGATCTGCGGCAAGTTGGTCGTAGCGGCGAACCTATCCGAACTGCCCCGGCTGCATAACCTCCACGAACGGGGAATGCAAAACGGCCTGGAAGGACTGCGTCTGCTCAACTACGAACAGATGCGCCAAATCGAGCCGCACGTGGGCGGGGTTGCGGCGCTAAGCGTGCCCCAGGAGGGCATTGTGGACTATGCAAGGGTCTGCCAAGCGCTGCAAAAGGAAATCGAGGCCAAAGGTGGATCGGTCGTGCTGAACGCCAAGGTTACGGCACTGCGGCTTCGGAACAACGAATGGCGGATCGTGAGCACCCAGGGAGAGTATCCAGCCGACTTCGTGATTAACTGCGCCGGGCTGCATTGCGACCGGCTGAGCATGCTTGCGGGCGAGAAGCGGGAGGTCCGCATTGTGCCTTTTCGGGGCGAGTATTACGGGATCAAACCGGAACGGCAGCACCTGGTGCGCAACCTGATTTACCCGGTGCCGGACCCCCAGTTTCCGTTTCTGGGCGTTCATTTCACGCGGCTGATTCACGGCGGCAGAGAGGCTGGCCCCAACGCCGTGCTGGCTCTGTCACGCGAAGGCTACCGCAAGACCGACTTGAAGGTTGCTGACGTATGGGATGCGCTGACCTTCCCGGGCTTGTGGCGGTTTCTGGCCAGGCACAAACGCATGAGCTGGGAGGAACTGCGGCGGTCGTTCAGCAAACGGTTGTTCTGTGAATCGCTGCAGAAGCTGGTGCCGGAAATCCGCGAGAGCGACCTGGCGCCAGGTGGCGCCGGCGTGCGCGCCCAGGCGATGTCCCCCGACGGCAACCTGGTCCAGGATTTCTGTCTGTTGCATCGGCCGCGGGCGCTGCACGTCCTGAACGCGCCCAGCCCGGCGGCCACCGCGGCGCTGGCCATCGGACAGGAAATCACGAATCTCGTTGCCAGGGAAATCTGA
- a CDS encoding HAD family phosphatase: MHLPSVVVFDLGKVLVDFDYAIAARRIAARGKMTLAEIAQFIQQSPLFLQYESGAVTTQQFFDEIRRVTGFLGSLAEFSQCFADIFSPIEPMIQLQAALQRRGLRAYAFSNTNELAIEHIRRTFPFYASFDGHILSYEHGAMKPDARLYEVLERRAGAHGADLLYLDDRPENVAAGAARGWQAILQESPEKTLAAIRQLGLLNHS, encoded by the coding sequence ATGCACCTTCCATCTGTTGTAGTTTTTGACCTGGGCAAAGTCCTGGTGGATTTCGACTACGCCATCGCAGCGCGGCGAATCGCCGCGCGCGGCAAGATGACGCTGGCCGAGATCGCGCAGTTCATCCAGCAGTCCCCGCTGTTCCTGCAGTACGAGTCCGGCGCGGTGACTACGCAGCAGTTCTTCGATGAAATTCGCCGCGTGACCGGCTTCCTTGGCAGCCTCGCCGAGTTCAGCCAGTGCTTCGCCGACATCTTCTCTCCGATTGAGCCGATGATTCAGCTTCAAGCGGCGCTGCAGCGGCGCGGCCTCAGAGCTTACGCTTTTTCCAACACGAACGAGCTTGCGATCGAGCACATCCGCCGCACCTTCCCCTTTTACGCGAGCTTCGATGGCCACATTCTTTCCTATGAGCATGGCGCAATGAAACCCGACGCCCGGCTGTACGAAGTCCTCGAACGCCGGGCCGGCGCGCACGGCGCGGACCTGCTTTATCTGGACGACCGTCCGGAGAACGTTGCCGCGGGCGCCGCGCGCGGCTGGCAGGCCATCCTCCAGGAATCGCCAGAGAAGACCCTGGCTGCGATTCGGCAGCTCGGCCTGCTGAATCACAGTTGA
- the recR gene encoding recombination mediator RecR has translation MAALPEPISSLIGALSKLPGIGPRSAERIALHLVQADPGAARQLADAIVHAREQVRFCEVCGALTEQSPCGICADPRRDAALVCVVERPVDILSLEKSGTFHGQYHVLGGRISPLGGVEPGDLRIAELERRLAQGVIKEIVLALGTDVEGDATGFYLAKQLARQGLKITRIAYGLPAGTGLEFADELTLSRALEGRREMTS, from the coding sequence GTGGCTGCATTGCCTGAGCCAATCAGTTCCCTGATCGGGGCGTTGAGCAAGCTGCCCGGCATCGGGCCGCGCTCGGCGGAACGCATTGCCCTGCACCTTGTGCAGGCCGATCCCGGCGCCGCCAGGCAGCTCGCCGATGCCATTGTTCATGCCCGGGAGCAGGTCCGTTTCTGCGAGGTTTGCGGCGCACTTACCGAGCAGTCGCCCTGCGGGATCTGCGCCGACCCGCGCCGGGATGCCGCCCTGGTGTGCGTGGTCGAGCGGCCGGTGGACATTCTCAGCCTCGAGAAGTCCGGCACCTTTCACGGCCAATACCACGTGCTGGGGGGGCGCATCTCGCCGCTCGGGGGAGTGGAGCCGGGGGACTTGCGCATCGCCGAGCTGGAGCGGCGGCTGGCGCAGGGAGTGATCAAGGAAATTGTCCTGGCCCTGGGAACCGATGTGGAAGGCGACGCCACGGGTTTTTACCTGGCGAAGCAACTGGCCCGGCAGGGCTTGAAGATCACGCGCATCGCCTATGGGCTGCCCGCCGGCACGGGACTAGAATTCGCCGACGAGTTAACCCTCAGCCGCGCGTTGGAGGGGCGGAGGGAGATGACCTCGTAG
- the moaA gene encoding GTP 3',8-cyclase MoaA has translation MTGAGRLIDSQGRVLRDLRVSVTDRCNFRCLYCLPETEAARNFYRGHWANLPNPAPILQQWVPKTHILAFEEIERVIRLAVSLGIQKVRLTGGEPLLRHDVESLVGRVARIPGVGDLALTTNGMLFAQKGPALREAGLRRVSFSLDSLVRDNFRKITGRDGLEEVLGSISLAQELGLRPVKVNAVIIRGLNDHEIEGLAEFARERQLSLRFIEFMPLDSARAWLKEMVVPGHEVLARLRARFDLRPVASDNLSATAKRWAFPDGRGEVGIIAPVSEPFCGHCNRIRLTADGKVRTCLFSVTEHDLRSLLRGGASDEEIADWLKAVVWQKEARHHIGEPEFVPPPRSMSCIGG, from the coding sequence ATGACCGGGGCCGGGCGGCTCATTGACTCGCAGGGGCGCGTCCTGCGCGACCTGCGGGTGAGCGTCACGGACCGGTGTAATTTCCGCTGCCTGTACTGCCTGCCGGAAACAGAGGCTGCGCGGAACTTTTACCGCGGCCACTGGGCGAATCTACCCAACCCGGCGCCGATCCTGCAGCAATGGGTCCCCAAGACCCACATTCTTGCGTTCGAGGAGATTGAGCGGGTTATCCGCCTGGCGGTCAGTCTCGGAATTCAGAAAGTCCGACTGACCGGCGGTGAACCCCTTCTGCGGCACGACGTGGAGTCCCTGGTCGGACGCGTGGCGAGGATTCCGGGCGTTGGCGACCTGGCGCTGACCACCAATGGCATGCTTTTTGCCCAGAAGGGCCCCGCGCTGCGTGAGGCCGGCCTCCGCAGAGTCAGCTTCAGTCTGGATTCACTGGTGCGCGACAACTTCAGGAAGATCACCGGCCGCGATGGTCTTGAGGAGGTCTTGGGCAGCATCAGCCTGGCCCAGGAACTGGGTCTGCGCCCGGTCAAAGTTAACGCGGTGATCATCCGCGGGCTCAACGATCATGAGATTGAAGGGCTGGCGGAATTCGCGCGGGAGCGCCAACTAAGCTTGCGCTTCATTGAGTTCATGCCGCTCGACTCCGCGCGCGCCTGGCTCAAGGAGATGGTGGTGCCCGGTCACGAGGTCCTGGCCCGCCTCCGAGCGCGGTTCGACTTGCGCCCGGTCGCGTCCGATAATCTTTCCGCGACCGCCAAGCGCTGGGCATTCCCTGATGGCCGCGGCGAGGTTGGCATCATTGCGCCGGTCAGCGAGCCCTTTTGCGGCCACTGTAATCGCATCCGACTGACCGCGGACGGCAAGGTGCGGACCTGTCTGTTCAGCGTGACGGAGCACGATTTGCGCTCTCTTTTGCGAGGCGGGGCTTCCGACGAGGAGATTGCCGACTGGCTCAAGGCTGTGGTTTGGCAGAAGGAGGCTCGGCATCACATTGGCGAGCCCGAGTTTGTGCCCCCGCCGCGGTCTATGAGCTGTATAGGCGGATAA